A single genomic interval of Falco cherrug isolate bFalChe1 chromosome 8, bFalChe1.pri, whole genome shotgun sequence harbors:
- the GRPEL2 gene encoding grpE protein homolog 2, mitochondrial produces the protein MAARSLRRFGTVLPLGGAARRGSLYFRESPCVFSTAAQQRSTGDECGPEDPRDEPRHPLSDCALEHKTIKLEEQVQDLTERYRKALADSEKVRRRTQKFVEDAKLFGIQSFCRDLVEVADILEKTAESAAEEAEPSNPNPTLKKICEGLSLIEAKLQSVFAKHGLQKMNPVGGKYDPYDHEIVCHVPAEGMQPGTIALVTQDGYKLHGRTIRHALVGVAVESQE, from the exons TTTGTATTTCAGGGAGTCCCCCTGTGttttcagcactgcagctcagcagagaaGTACAGGAGACGAGTGTGGCCCAGAAGATCCCCGTGATGAGCCCAGGCATCCCCTTTCTGACTGTGCCTTAGAGCACAAAACCATCAAATTGGAAGAACAAGTCCAGGATTTAACT GAGCGATACCGGAAAGCCTTGGCAGATTCTGAGAAGGTCCGGAGGAGAACACAGAAGTTTGTGGAAGATGCCAAGCTCTTTG GGATCCAAAGTTTCTGCAGGGACCTTGTGGAGGTAGCAGATATCTTGGAGAAGACTGCCGAGAGTGCCGCAGAAGAAGCGGAGCCTAGTAATCCAAATCCAACCCTGAAGAAAATCTGTGAAGGCCTCTCTCTTATAGAGGCCAAATTGCAAAGTGTGTTTGCCAAACATGGCCTTCAGAAGATGAACCCTGTTGGTGGCAAATATGATCCGTATGACCATGAAATAGTCTGCCATGTACCAGCCGAGGGAATGCAGCCAGGCACGATAGCGCTGGTGACTCAGGATGGCTATAAACTCCATGGTCGCACTATCAGGCATGCACTCGTCGGCGTGGCAGTAGAGTCACAGGAGTGA
- the PCYOX1L gene encoding prenylcysteine oxidase-like has product MAPPSAALLLPALAALLAAPAAARAPPRSIAVVGAGLGGSAVAYFLQQHFGPQVQLDVYEAAGVGGRLATVTVNKQQYESRGASIHALSLHMQDFVKILGLKHRREVVGKSAIFSGEHFVLEETDWYLLNLFRLWWHYGISFLRLQMWVEEVMEKFMRIYKYQAHGYAFSSLEELLRSLGGDAFVNMTQRSVAESLLEVGVTQRFVDDVIAAVLRSSYGQSVLVPAFAGAMSLAGAQGSTWEVEGGNKLVCSGLLKLTKANVIPARVTGISLHSSEGRALYQVHYEGTEGQGSAFYDMVVVTTPLHPSRTNFTFENFEPPIPDFPGAFQPSVTSVVHGYLNSSYFGFPDPKLFPFASILTTDTPELFFNAMDNICPVNISAAFRRKQPQEAAVWRVLSQQPLDKQQLKTLFRSYYSVQVTEWQTYPRYDAAKSLPPIVLHENLFYLSGVEWVASSMEMIAVAAKNVALLAYNRWHQELEKIDQKDLMHKVKTEL; this is encoded by the exons aTGGCCCCGCCGTCCGCCGCGCTGCTCCTGCCGGCCCTGGCCGCCCTCCtggccgcgcccgccgccgcccgcgccccgccgcgcagCATCG CCGTGGTGGGCGCCGGGCTGGGTGGCTCGGCCGTCGCTtacttcctgcagcagcacttcgGGCCGCAGGTGCAGCTGGACGTGTACGAGGCGGCGGGCGTGGGTGGGCGGCTGGCCACCGTCACCGTCAACAAGCAGCAGTACGAGAGCAGGGGAGCCTCCATCCATGCCCTCAGCCTCCACATGCAGGACTTCGTCAAGATCCTGG GCCTCAAGCACCGGCGCGAGGTGGTGGGGAAGAGTGCCATATTCAGCGGGGAGCACTTTGTCCTGGAGGAGACCGACTGGTACCTGCTCAACCTCTTCCGGCTCTGGTGGCACTATGGCATCAGTTTCCTGCGCCTGCAGATGTGGGTGGAGGAGGTGATGGAGAAGTTCATGAG GATCTACAAGTACCAGGCACATGGCTACgccttctccagcctggaggagctgctgcgCTCCCTGGGAGGTGATGCCTTTGTCAACATGACACAGCGTTCAGTGGCCGAGTCCTTGTTGGAGGTGGGTGTCACACAGCGCTTCGTGGACGACGTCATCGCGGCCGTCCTGCGCTCCAGCTACGGGCAGTCGGTGCTGGTGCCTGCCTTTGCAG gaGCCATGTCGCTGGCAGGCGCCCAGGGCAGCACCTGGGAGGTGGAAGGAGGCAACAAGCTGGTGTGTTCAGGTCTGCTGAAGCTGACCAAAGCCAACGTCATCCCAGCCAGGGTGACAGGCATCTCTCTGCATAGCTCAG AGGGGAGAGCCCTGTACCAGGTACACTATGAGGGCACTGAAGGCCAGGGCTCAGCTTTCTACGACATGGTGGTTGTGACAactcccctgcaccccagcaggaCCAACTTCACCTTTGAGAACTTCGAGCCACCCATCCCCGACTTCCCTGGAGCCTTCCAGCCTTCCGTCACCTCTGTGGTGCACGGCTACCTCAACTCCTCCTACTTTGGCTTCCCTGACCCCAAGCTCTTCCCCTTTGCCAGCATCCTCACCACTGACACCCCTGAGCTCTTCTTCAACGCCATGGACAACATCTGTCCTGTCAACATCTCTGCAGCTTTCCGTCGCAAGCAGCCCCAGGAGGCTGCGGTGTGGCgtgtcctctcccagcagccGCTGGataagcagcagctgaagaccCTCTTCAGGTCCTACTACTCAGTGCAGGTGACAGAGTGGCAAACGTATCCCCGCTATGATGCTGCCAAGTCCCTCCCACCCATCGTGCTCCACGAAAACCTTTTCTACCTCAGCGGCGTGGAGTGGGTGGCTAGCTCCATGGAGATGATAGCGGTGGCGGCCAAAAACGTGGCCCTGCTGGCTTACAACCGCTGGCATCAGGAGCTGGAGAAAATTGACCAGAAGGACTTGATGCACAAGGTGAAGACCGAGCTGTGA
- the IL17B gene encoding interleukin-17B, whose product MERAPNLLLLCIFTIVLVPEAKDQSKAAKGRRRGLARPPTATPALAWAPDDPYTTMADYERSIQDMVRQLRNSSEPGDTKCQVNLRLWRSNRRSLSPWTYRCSAAHCSPSRCLSSLVLPSLSSSINHDATRIPADIPEARCLCTGCINPFTMQEDRTMASIPIYSRLPVRRLLCQAPGEAGHKPSGKKNCPKKYQMVMETIAVGCTCIF is encoded by the exons aTGGAGCGGGCTCCAAACCTG cttctcctctgcATCTTCACCATCGTCCTGGTCCCTGAAGCAAAGGACCAAAGCAAGGCAGCAAAGGGCAGGAGAAGGGGCCTGGCACGGCCCCCCACGGCCACCCCTGCCCTCGCTTGGGCCCCAGACGACCCCTATACCACCATGGCAGACTATGAGCGCAGCATCCAGGACATGGTACGCCAGCTGAGGAACAGCTCTGAGCCAGGTGACACCAAGTGCCAGGTCAACTTGAGGCTTTGGAGGTCCAACCGGAGGAGCTTGTCCCCCTGGACCTACAGGTG CTCAGCCGCCCACTGCTCCCCATCTCGCTGTCTCTCCAGCCTTGTCTTAccttctctctcctccagcaTAAACCATGATGCAACACGGATCCCAGCAGATATCCCTGAAGCCCGATGCCTCTGCACTGGCTGCATCAACCCCTTCACGATGCAGGAGGACCGCACCATGGCCAGCATTCCCATCTACAGCCGGTTACCTGTCCGCCGGCTGCTCTGCCAGGCGCCAGGTGAAGCGGGGCACAAGCCCTCCGGGAAGAAGAATTGTCCCAAGAAGTACCAGATGGTCATGGAGACCATTGCTGTGGGCTGCACCTGCATCTTCTAA